From a region of the Castanea sativa cultivar Marrone di Chiusa Pesio chromosome 10, ASM4071231v1 genome:
- the LOC142613864 gene encoding alkane hydroxylase MAH1-like produces the protein MAIFYYIEIFLPSLCFLFLFHWSWKRVSAITNWPIVGMLPGLLCKAPNIHEYATQVLKQSGGTFEFKGPWFANMDFLVTCDPMNVRYISSKNFANYPKGPEYKKLFEPFGDGVLTSDSASWKSFRKLIQSLIKHRKFQLFQERSMRHKVSQGLFPVLEHVSRLGTELDLQDVFQRFTFDNTCLLVLAFDPNCLSVDLPELAYRMAFDEVEEAVFYRHIVPEILWKLQKWLDIGEEKKLSRAMEIIDRFLYQCISLKQEEFRTQRTQIEQVDQKKDEDFELLTACMAQKEEAEMEMEDNEKMDAYIKSDRYLRDIAFNFIAAGKDTVSAALTWLFWLIITHPSVEKRILEEIKVNFQAREDGNWRFFEVEELGKLVYLHAAICETLRLYPSVPFNHRVSIQPDTLPSGHHIDANTKVMVSLYSMGSMEEVWGHDCLEFKPERWISEQGGIIHVPSHKFIAFNTGPRSCLGQDLTFFQMKTIVTAILWNYHVQVVEGNPIFPCLSVMLHMKHGLKVRVSKRSGV, from the coding sequence ATGgctattttttattacattgaGATATTTCTGCCGTCTCtttgctttctctttcttttccattgGAGTTGGAAGAGAGTATCAGCCATCACAAACTGGCCTATTGTTGGAATGTTGCCGGGGCTTCTTTGCAAGGCACCAAATATCCATGAGTATGCAACCCAAGTTCTAAAACAAAGTGGTGGCACATTTGAGTTCAAAGGACCATGGTTTGCAAATATGGATTTTTTGGTGACTTGTGATCCCATGAACGTGCGCTACATATCAAGTAAAAACTTCGCCAACTACCCAAAGGGGCCCGAATATAAAAAGCTTTTTGAGCCTTTTGGAGATGGGGTTCTCACTTCTGATTCAGCTTcatggaaatcattcaggaaaTTGATTCAGTCGCTGATTAAACACAGGAAGTTCCAGCTATTCCAAGAGAGATCTATGAGGCACAAAGTATCACAAGGTCTCTTCCCTGTTCTTGAGCATGTGTCGAGACTAGGAACTGAGTTGGACTTGCAAGATGTTTTTCAGAGGTTTACCTTTGATAATACATGCTTGCTGGTTCTAGCCTTTGATCCAAACTGCCTTTCTGTTGATTTACCAGAACTCGCGTATAGAATGGCATTCGATGAAGTTGAGGAGGCTGTGTTTTACCGGCATATAGTGCCGGAAATCCTTTGGAAGTTACAGAAATGGCTTGATATAGGAGAAGAGAAAAAGCTAAGCAGAGCCATGGAGATAATAGATCGTTTCTTGTACCAGTGCATATCATTGAAGCAAGAAGAATTTCGCACGCAGAGAACCCAAATAGAGCAAGTTGACCAGAAGAAGGATGAAGACTTTGAATTATTAACAGCTTGCATGgcacaaaaagaagaagcagaaaTGGAAATGGAAGATAATGAAAAGATGGATGCTTATATAAAATCTGACAGATATCTGAGAGACATTGCATTCAATTTCATAGCAGCTGGGAAAGACACTGTGAGCGCAGCTCTCACATGGCTTTTCTGGCTTATCATCACACACCCTTCGGTTGAAAAAAGAATTCTAGAAGAGATCAAAGTGAATTTTCAAGCCAGAGAAGATGGAAATTGGAGATTTTTCGAGGTAGAAGAGCTAGGTAAATTAGTTTATCTCCATGCAGCGATTTGTGAGACCCTTCGGTTGTACCCGTCAGTACCTTTCAATCATAGAGTTTCTATTCAACCAGACACTCTTCCAAGCGGCCACCATATTGATGCAAATACGAAGGTAATGGTATCTCTGTATTCAATGGGAAGTATGGAAGAGGTTTGGGGCCATGATTGCTTAGAGTTCAAGCCTGAGAGATGGATCAGTGAACAAGGAGGAATCATTCATGTACCATCTCACAAGTTTATTGCGTTTAATACAGGACCTAGGAGTTGCTTGGGCCAAGACTTGACTTTCTTTCAAATGAAGACAATTGTGACAGCCATACTTTGGAATTATCATGTTCAAGTGGTTGAAGGTAATCCTATTTTTCCATGTCTTTCTGTTATGCTGCATATGAAACATGGTTTGAAGGTTAGGGTTTCCAAGAGAAGTGGTGTTTGA